In Cupriavidus basilensis, the following proteins share a genomic window:
- a CDS encoding LLM class flavin-dependent oxidoreductase — protein sequence MRFSLIYEAQTVDASRAGDHKVFDEIMEQVELAEDMGFDVVWAVEHTALTNYAHMSAPETFLAFVAGRTRRIGIGHGVVCLPPAMNHPVKVAERVATLDILSGGRVHLGVGKGGTQQEAGTFGYDLNTLHPMIDESMYLIPKILTQDEIEHDGEYIKIPRRPIHPKPRQDPHPLMYLACTNADTLQRAGARGMGALVLGFGGPEDVAKKNAIYRKAYETRQAGDQVGLRPHQHLAALCPTIVLEDGKAARKIGIKGQRYFMESLAYWYSGGERPNPDAWDAENVTEEDAQGKAVIKTSFASEKVTVDFSDPSMMMLNPNHAYGTVEDCIGYVQRLIDAGADEILFICQMGTVPQWAQLETIRNIGEHVIPHFRAQGRKLRALA from the coding sequence ATGCGATTTTCGCTGATCTACGAAGCACAGACTGTCGACGCGTCGCGCGCCGGCGACCACAAGGTGTTCGACGAAATCATGGAGCAGGTGGAGCTCGCCGAGGACATGGGTTTCGATGTCGTCTGGGCGGTGGAGCACACGGCGCTGACCAACTACGCACACATGAGCGCGCCGGAGACGTTCCTGGCCTTCGTGGCCGGACGCACGCGCCGCATCGGCATCGGCCACGGCGTGGTCTGCCTGCCGCCGGCGATGAACCATCCGGTCAAGGTGGCCGAGCGCGTGGCCACTCTCGACATCCTCTCCGGCGGGCGCGTGCACCTCGGCGTGGGCAAGGGCGGCACGCAGCAGGAAGCGGGCACCTTCGGCTACGACCTCAATACCCTGCACCCCATGATCGATGAGTCGATGTACCTGATTCCGAAGATCCTGACCCAGGACGAGATCGAGCACGACGGCGAGTACATCAAGATCCCGCGCCGCCCCATCCATCCCAAGCCGCGCCAGGACCCGCATCCGCTGATGTACCTGGCATGCACCAACGCCGACACGCTGCAGCGCGCCGGCGCGCGCGGCATGGGCGCGCTGGTGCTTGGCTTTGGTGGCCCGGAAGACGTGGCGAAGAAGAACGCCATCTATCGCAAGGCATACGAGACGCGCCAGGCGGGGGACCAGGTTGGCTTGCGTCCTCACCAGCATCTTGCCGCGCTGTGTCCGACCATCGTGCTGGAAGACGGCAAGGCCGCGCGCAAGATCGGCATCAAGGGGCAGCGCTATTTCATGGAGTCGCTGGCGTACTGGTACTCCGGCGGCGAGCGCCCCAATCCCGATGCATGGGACGCGGAGAACGTCACGGAGGAGGACGCCCAGGGCAAGGCCGTGATCAAGACCAGCTTCGCCTCGGAGAAGGTCACGGTGGACTTCAGCGATCCGTCGATGATGATGCTCAACCCCAACCATGCCTACGGCACGGTGGAGGACTGCATCGGCTATGTGCAGCGCCTGATCGATGCCGGCGCCGACGAGATCCTGTTCATCTGCCAGATGGGCACGGTGCCGCAATGGGCCCAGCTTGAAACCATCCGCAATATCGGCGAACACGTGATCCCGCACTTCCGCGCCCAGGGCCGCAAGCTGCGCGCGCTCGCCTGA
- a CDS encoding 5'/3'-nucleotidase SurE gives MNMPTLRRTLLLAALLTGAAAPAHALDILLSNDDGYQSTNIRALYARLKQDGHHVVMAAPKRNFSGASASFEYFKPVDVRRDAQDPNVHIVDSTPAVAAMYGLDRVFRDKAPDLVISGPNIGWNTGYLVNLSGTIGVLEIALRRGVPAIAVSADHSEDAPARVAGIVSALVTQLQASGKSPGEALLPPGVGLNVNLPRTNAIRGVMQTVNGDYSPYHMVFVDDMAPHALPGTTLPARPGVVLGDARTQYDGGAARSEGREVERGNITISVIGARLDAPPAQGEAVYQRLSGFVAACEDASGAVCRQAAAAR, from the coding sequence ATGAACATGCCTACGCTTCGCCGCACGCTGCTGCTGGCCGCCCTGCTGACCGGCGCCGCCGCGCCCGCCCATGCGCTCGACATCCTGTTGTCCAACGACGACGGCTATCAATCGACCAATATCCGCGCCCTGTACGCCAGGCTGAAGCAGGATGGACACCACGTGGTGATGGCCGCGCCGAAGCGCAACTTCAGCGGCGCCTCGGCCTCGTTCGAGTACTTCAAGCCGGTCGACGTGCGCCGCGACGCGCAGGACCCGAACGTGCATATCGTCGACAGCACGCCGGCAGTGGCGGCCATGTATGGCCTGGACCGGGTGTTCCGGGACAAGGCGCCCGACCTCGTCATCTCCGGGCCGAACATCGGCTGGAACACGGGCTATCTCGTCAACCTGTCCGGCACCATCGGCGTGCTGGAAATAGCGCTGCGGCGCGGCGTGCCGGCCATAGCGGTGAGCGCCGACCACAGCGAGGACGCGCCGGCCAGGGTGGCGGGCATCGTGTCCGCGCTGGTGACGCAATTGCAGGCGAGCGGCAAGAGCCCGGGCGAGGCGCTGCTGCCGCCGGGCGTGGGGCTGAACGTGAACCTGCCGCGCACCAACGCCATCCGGGGCGTCATGCAAACGGTCAATGGCGACTACTCGCCCTACCACATGGTCTTCGTCGACGATATGGCGCCGCACGCGCTGCCGGGCACGACGCTGCCGGCACGCCCGGGAGTGGTGCTGGGAGACGCCAGGACCCAGTACGATGGCGGCGCCGCCCGCTCCGAGGGACGCGAGGTGGAGCGCGGCAATATCACCATCAGCGTGATCGGCGCCCGCCTCGACGCACCGCCCGCGCAGGGCGAGGCGGTCTACCAGCGGCTGAGCGGATTCGTGGCGGCCTGTGAAGACGCCAGCGGTGCCGTGTGCCGCCAGGCGGCGGCAGCCCGCTGA
- a CDS encoding VOC family protein, giving the protein MQSNLLLYPVDDIDAALPFFEQGLGLAVKFRDGGRYCALDAGPITIALVAGEERLVSQPALAFRLEAGEDIAAAIAHLLARGARIAQPLASGPHELRAVLATPQGFPLVVSAKPARPAG; this is encoded by the coding sequence ATGCAATCGAACCTCTTGCTTTACCCGGTGGACGATATCGACGCCGCCCTGCCGTTCTTCGAGCAGGGCCTGGGCCTGGCGGTGAAGTTTCGCGATGGCGGGCGCTATTGTGCGCTGGATGCCGGCCCCATCACGATAGCGCTGGTGGCCGGCGAGGAGCGGCTTGTCTCCCAGCCCGCGCTGGCATTCCGGCTGGAAGCCGGCGAGGATATCGCCGCGGCGATCGCGCACCTGCTGGCACGCGGCGCGCGGATCGCGCAGCCGCTTGCCAGCGGCCCGCACGAACTGCGCGCGGTGCTGGCCACGCCGCAGGGATTCCCGCTGGTGGTCAGCGCCAAGCCCGCCAGGCCGGCGGGCTAG
- a CDS encoding helix-turn-helix transcriptional regulator, with protein MLMEASHSQEPAHCDAPVSLSLADFSTLLGKVYQGPMEQVPWSKALELIRTHLRANYVTLILRSPASDRPGLMVNASEEGGTTLPGEAMYNNYYYALDPFVGLPADRVVTIDDQLGTGVWCNSELYQQFLKPLGIRYLLGADIRTDDGVECRFRVCRNADAPDFSEADKTICAMLLPHLRRAVDLHSRMDVVESERTLYASAIDRMLVGMAILDETGAIMRTNSAADEILADKDGIRIARGSLDVEYAQENRQFQRLLRQAIMGHIGNAPAVMEAMSITRPSGNAKLGVLIRTIPLSEWSEDNKRRPSCVIFIRDPERKSQASHEVVRKLFDFTPAETQLALQLANGLALEEAAEELGISKNTARAHLRAIFSKTGVTRQATLVRMLLSSVVALG; from the coding sequence ATGTTGATGGAGGCAAGCCACAGCCAGGAACCGGCGCATTGCGATGCGCCGGTGTCGCTCTCGCTGGCGGATTTCAGTACGCTGCTTGGCAAGGTCTACCAGGGGCCCATGGAGCAGGTGCCCTGGAGCAAGGCGCTGGAACTCATCCGCACCCACCTGCGTGCGAACTACGTCACGCTGATCCTGCGCTCGCCGGCCAGCGACCGGCCGGGCCTGATGGTGAATGCCAGCGAAGAGGGCGGCACCACCTTGCCCGGCGAGGCCATGTACAACAACTACTACTACGCGCTCGACCCCTTCGTTGGCTTGCCCGCCGACCGCGTGGTGACGATCGACGACCAGCTTGGCACGGGCGTGTGGTGCAACAGCGAACTCTATCAGCAGTTCCTGAAGCCGCTCGGCATCCGCTATCTGCTGGGCGCGGATATCCGCACCGACGACGGCGTGGAATGCCGCTTTCGCGTGTGCCGCAACGCCGACGCGCCGGACTTCTCCGAGGCGGACAAGACCATTTGCGCGATGCTGCTGCCGCACCTGCGGCGCGCGGTCGATCTGCACTCGCGCATGGATGTGGTGGAGTCGGAGCGCACGCTGTACGCCAGCGCCATCGACCGCATGCTGGTCGGCATGGCCATACTCGATGAGACCGGCGCCATCATGCGGACCAATTCGGCCGCGGACGAGATCCTTGCCGACAAGGACGGCATCCGCATTGCCAGGGGCTCGCTGGATGTCGAGTACGCGCAGGAGAACCGCCAGTTCCAGCGCCTGCTGCGCCAGGCCATCATGGGCCATATCGGCAACGCGCCGGCGGTGATGGAGGCGATGTCGATCACGCGGCCTTCGGGCAACGCGAAGCTGGGCGTGCTGATCCGCACGATTCCGCTGAGCGAGTGGTCGGAAGACAACAAGCGCCGGCCTTCGTGCGTGATTTTCATCCGCGACCCGGAGCGCAAGTCGCAGGCCTCGCACGAGGTGGTGCGCAAGCTGTTCGATTTCACGCCGGCGGAAACCCAGCTCGCACTGCAACTGGCCAACGGCCTCGCGCTGGAAGAAGCGGCCGAGGAGCTGGGCATCAGCAAGAACACGGCGCGTGCACACCTGCGCGCCATCTTCTCCAAGACCGGCGTGACCCGGCAGGCCACGCTGGTGCGCATGTTGCTCAGCAGCGTGGTGGCGCTCGGCTAA
- a CDS encoding SDR family NAD(P)-dependent oxidoreductase, which produces MAANETGKTAVITGAGGGIGRALAHALAAQGVALVLADKDADALRRVHGELAHHPQAIAMLPTDVAQAAQVEQLCARSFELLGRVDLLFNNAGVLATGACWELDAAVFERVLNVNLWSVIHSLRVFVPRMAAQGSGHIVNIASMAGLAVGPWLAPYTVSKQGVVALSEGLAMELQAAGLPLKVSVACPGPVATGIALDLPAGAQSGVGGMNQALRASIAQGMPAATMARHILDGVCAGDFWILPHAEAAAAAQARANGIASGKAPAFAV; this is translated from the coding sequence ATGGCGGCAAACGAGACCGGAAAGACTGCAGTGATCACAGGCGCCGGCGGCGGCATTGGCCGGGCCCTGGCCCACGCGCTCGCCGCGCAGGGTGTGGCGCTGGTGCTGGCGGACAAGGATGCCGACGCGCTGCGGCGCGTGCACGGCGAACTGGCGCACCACCCGCAAGCGATAGCCATGCTGCCAACCGATGTGGCGCAAGCTGCCCAGGTCGAGCAGCTCTGCGCGCGCAGCTTCGAACTGCTGGGCCGGGTCGACCTGCTCTTCAACAATGCCGGCGTGCTGGCGACCGGCGCCTGCTGGGAGCTGGATGCCGCCGTGTTCGAACGCGTACTGAATGTCAACCTGTGGAGCGTCATCCACAGCTTGCGCGTCTTCGTGCCTCGCATGGCGGCGCAAGGCAGCGGGCACATCGTCAACATCGCCTCCATGGCAGGCCTTGCCGTGGGCCCCTGGCTTGCGCCCTATACCGTGTCCAAGCAGGGCGTGGTGGCGCTGAGCGAAGGGCTGGCGATGGAGCTGCAGGCGGCGGGCTTGCCGCTCAAGGTGTCGGTGGCATGCCCAGGCCCGGTGGCCACCGGCATTGCGCTCGACCTGCCAGCCGGCGCGCAAAGCGGCGTCGGCGGCATGAACCAGGCGCTACGGGCGAGCATCGCGCAGGGCATGCCGGCGGCAACCATGGCCAGGCACATCCTCGACGGCGTGTGCGCAGGAGATTTCTGGATCCTGCCGCACGCTGAAGCGGCTGCCGCCGCGCAAGCGCGCGCGAACGGCATCGCCAGCGGCAAGGCGCCGGCCTTCGCCGTCTGA
- a CDS encoding alpha/beta hydrolase, translating to MQFDPQVRALLNAMAQFPPLDFTTITPLAYRAALAAHPAFAPGDAVAQERELSVAGAAGPLPARLYRPHGDGPWPLTVFFHGGGFVTCGIETHHNICRSLANRAGTLVLSVGYRLAPEARFPAAADDACAALRWSAVHAADLGALPDKLAVAGDSAGGNLAAVACQQLRDSVAVRHQLLLYPYLDCADESGSWRTFAQGCFLTEDMLRWYARHYLPEPPDPRHGADVRASPLRQRELAGVAPATIITAEFDPLRDQGEAYGAALQRAGVDSVVRRWPGQIHGFMSMQGLLGAADAALDLAAGALRAAFADVADIADIADVADVTDTGKPA from the coding sequence ATGCAATTCGACCCGCAAGTCCGCGCCCTGCTCAACGCCATGGCGCAGTTTCCGCCACTCGACTTCACCACCATCACACCGCTGGCCTACCGCGCCGCGCTGGCCGCGCACCCCGCTTTCGCGCCAGGCGATGCGGTCGCGCAAGAACGCGAGCTGAGCGTGGCCGGAGCCGCCGGCCCCTTGCCCGCGCGCCTCTACCGGCCGCACGGCGACGGCCCCTGGCCGCTCACGGTGTTCTTCCACGGCGGCGGCTTCGTCACCTGCGGGATCGAAACGCATCACAATATCTGCCGTTCGCTGGCGAACCGCGCTGGCACCCTGGTGCTGTCGGTCGGCTACCGGCTAGCGCCGGAGGCACGCTTTCCGGCGGCTGCCGACGATGCCTGCGCGGCGCTGCGCTGGAGCGCGGTGCACGCCGCCGACCTGGGCGCGCTGCCCGACAAGCTGGCTGTCGCCGGCGACAGCGCGGGCGGCAACCTGGCCGCGGTTGCGTGCCAACAATTGCGTGACAGCGTGGCGGTGCGCCACCAGTTGCTGCTGTATCCCTACCTGGACTGCGCGGACGAATCCGGCAGTTGGCGCACCTTCGCGCAAGGCTGCTTCCTGACCGAGGACATGTTGCGCTGGTATGCCCGCCACTATCTCCCCGAGCCACCCGACCCGCGCCATGGCGCCGATGTGCGCGCCAGCCCGCTGCGCCAGCGCGAGCTGGCGGGCGTGGCGCCGGCCACCATCATCACGGCCGAATTCGACCCCCTGCGCGATCAGGGCGAAGCCTACGGCGCCGCCTTGCAGCGCGCCGGCGTGGACAGCGTTGTCCGTCGCTGGCCAGGGCAGATTCATGGCTTCATGAGCATGCAGGGCCTGCTGGGAGCGGCCGATGCGGCGCTCGACCTGGCGGCAGGCGCCTTGCGCGCAGCCTTTGCCGACGTTGCCGATATTGCCGATATTGCCGATGTTGCCGATGTTACCGATACGGGGAAGCCAGCATGA
- a CDS encoding 3,4-dihydroxy-2-butanone-4-phosphate synthase, whose product MSPAPIGDVLRAIATGQRVVVIEEDTDDASGCVLAAADQVSEADVNFMAAHARGLVCLAITESRRRQLGLPMMASGRRHGRRQEPFTVSIEAVQGVSTGICAADRALTMRVAAAANAGPGHLVQPGHVFPVVAQPDGVLRSAGFAEACSDLPRLAGREAAGAYAVLLDDAGEVLRGAALLAFAREHGLLVCAISDLIHHRLLVEGALRRSQSSRLATPYGEFVVHAYHDAPIDAVHLALVLGQPDPAEPVLTRVQTVETLRDLFAFESAHAAPGTPGWNLARSLARIGEEGRGILVLLAEREAPHHLLEQLALLDQSGPTWQTARPAFAQRALGVGAQILRDLGARKLRMLGVPVPYRNIAGFELEVTGFVPPG is encoded by the coding sequence ATGAGCCCCGCACCCATCGGCGACGTGCTGCGCGCCATCGCCACCGGCCAGCGCGTTGTCGTGATTGAGGAAGACACGGATGATGCCAGCGGCTGCGTGCTGGCCGCCGCCGACCAGGTGAGCGAGGCGGACGTGAATTTCATGGCAGCGCACGCACGCGGCCTGGTCTGCCTGGCCATCACGGAATCCCGCCGGCGGCAGCTCGGCCTGCCGATGATGGCCAGCGGGCGCCGCCATGGCCGCAGGCAGGAGCCATTCACCGTGTCGATCGAGGCGGTGCAAGGCGTCTCCACCGGCATCTGCGCGGCGGACCGCGCGCTCACCATGCGCGTGGCCGCCGCCGCCAACGCCGGGCCCGGCCACCTGGTCCAGCCGGGCCACGTCTTCCCCGTGGTGGCGCAACCGGATGGCGTGCTGCGCAGCGCGGGCTTTGCCGAGGCCTGCTCCGACTTGCCCAGGCTCGCCGGGCGCGAAGCCGCGGGCGCCTATGCGGTGCTGCTGGACGATGCCGGCGAGGTGCTGCGCGGCGCCGCCTTGCTCGCCTTCGCCCGCGAGCACGGACTGCTGGTCTGCGCGATCAGCGACCTGATCCATCATCGCCTGCTGGTGGAGGGCGCGCTGCGCCGCAGCCAGAGCAGCCGGCTGGCCACGCCCTACGGTGAGTTCGTCGTGCATGCGTACCACGATGCGCCGATCGACGCCGTGCACCTGGCGCTGGTACTGGGGCAGCCGGACCCTGCCGAGCCCGTGCTGACGCGCGTGCAAACCGTGGAAACCTTGCGCGACCTGTTTGCGTTCGAATCCGCGCATGCGGCGCCCGGCACGCCGGGCTGGAACCTGGCGCGGTCCCTCGCGCGCATCGGCGAGGAAGGCCGCGGCATCCTGGTGCTGCTGGCCGAACGCGAAGCCCCGCATCACTTGCTCGAGCAGCTCGCCCTGCTGGACCAGTCCGGGCCAACCTGGCAGACCGCGCGGCCCGCTTTCGCGCAACGCGCGCTGGGCGTAGGCGCACAGATCCTGCGCGACCTCGGCGCGCGCAAACTGCGCATGCTGGGCGTGCCGGTGCCCTACCGCAACATCGCGGGCTTCGAGCTGGAGGTGACCGGGTTCGTGCCGCCGGGCTGA